The Devosia sp. 1566 sequence GTTGTCGGGCCGGTGCTCCTTTTCAGGATGACGGGGCCGGAGGAGCGAATTGTCGATGAGCGTAACCAAGATAAGGTCCTGACTGGCACGGTGTGCCTGCTATATCGCTCCCTTACGGGGCCGGTTCAACCCAGCCTCTCGTTGCATGACGGAGAAGTTCAAACCCTCTCCATCACCTCGGCGATTTCGACCCACTCCCCATCGCGAAATGCCGAAAGGATCGTCGCCTGGACGAGGGCTAGGGAATAAAGGTTGTCCTCGCCCGAACTGAAGCGAGCCGGGACCGACCCGGTCTCGATCACCTTGGCGACCGCGGCTAGGGTTCCCCTGCGGTCGGGGTATTCCACCGGCGCCAGTTCAACCTGCTTGGGCTGAGCATCACGCTCGCGGGTTTGCAGCCGATCCGGACCCGCCTTGCCCATGAAGTGATCCCGCGAGGTCCACCAGATTTCGCCTTCCGAGCAGTCGATGGTCCATTCCCCGGCCCAGGGCGTGGCCGGACCATTGCTCATCCAGGAGCCCCGATAAGAGACAATCACGCCCTTCTCGAACTCTATTGTCGCAACGCCTGTCGGGTGATGCCCAAAGGGGCTGCCCGCCGGGTTCCAGGTGCGGCAGGACACGCGCTTGGGATTGTCGTTGAGCACCATGCGCATCAGGTCAAAATGGTGGATCGACATATCAGCAAGCAGCGGATCGGGCATGTCCCAATAGCGGTAGCCCTGGGACGGCGCATGCCGGCGGAAGTCGATGGAAACCAGATTGATTGGCCCGAACTTTTGCGCGCCGATCATTTCCGCGGCGGCGATCGGAGCTGGCTGGAAGCGGTAGTTCTGGCTGACCATCAAGATACGGTTGCGCGCTTTGGCGAGCGCCACCAACTCCTTGGCCTGCGCGATAGTTGAGGCAAAGGGCTTTTCGACGATGACGTTGAAATCGAGTTCAAGCGCCTGCTTGACCACCGGATAGTGTGCTTCGGTGCGCAAGGTGGCGATCACCAGATCCGCTTCAACGCTGCGGGCAGCTTCTTCGAGGCTCAGAAAGCATTTGTTCTGGGGGACACCCAGTTCAGCCTGGACGCGCGCAATCGCCTCGGGATTGGCATCCACATAGGCCACCATCTCGACCGTGGGGACCTGGGGAATAACTTCCTTGGTCCAGTCAAAGCCCCAGAACCCGAGGCCGACCTGAATGGCTTTGACCATCTGGCTTGTTCCCTGTGTTTGTCCGCAGCGCGCTCGGTGCCGGCGCGACTAGACGTTCAACGCCCGCCCATAGGCATCCAGCACGCTTTCCTTCATCGTCTCGCTCAGCGTAGGGTGCGGGAAGATGGTGTGGATCAGCTCTTCCTCGGTGGTTTCGAGGTTCATGGCGATCACAAAGCCCTGGATCAATTCGGTCACTTCAGCCCCGATCATGTGGGCACCGAGCAACTCGCCGGTCTTGGCGTCGAAGATGGTTTTGACGAGGCCATCGGGTTCGCCCAGCGCAATGGCCTTGCCATTGCCCACGAATGGGAAGCGCCCAACCTTGATCTCGCGGCCGCTTTCCTTGGCCTTGGCTTCGGTAAGACCCACGCTGGCCACCTGCGGCTCGCAATAGGTGCAACCCGGGACCTTTAGCTTTTCCAACGGATGCGCATGCATACCGGCGATCTTTTCCACGGTGATCACCGCTTCATGCTCGGCTTTGTGCGCCAGCATGGGCGGACCGGCGACATCGCCGATGGCCCAGATACCGTCCACATTGGTCTTGCCGAAGCTATCGATCACGATGGCGCCGCGCTCGGTTTTCACACCAACGGTCTCAAGCCCGATATTCTCGATATTGCACTGCACACCGATGGCCGAGATCAGCTTTTCGCCACGGATCTCCTGCTTTTCGCCGCCCTTGAGCTCGACATGAGCAACAATGCCGTCCGCTGTCTTGTCGACCTTGGCCACCTTGGCTTCGGTCAGGATCTTGATGCCGCGCTTTTCCAGGCGCTTGCGCGCAAGGCCCGAGATCTCGACATCTTCCACCGGCAGGATCTGCGGCAGCAACTCGATAATCGTCACTTCCGCCCCCATGGAGCGGTAGAAGGATGCAAACTCGACGCCAATCGCGCCCGAGCCCATCACCACCAGCGACTTGGGCATGCTCGCAGGTTTCATGGCTTCGAAATAGGTCCAGATGCGTTCCCCATCTGGCTCGATGCCGGGAAGCACGCGCGGACGGGCACCGGTAGCGATAATGATGTTCTTGGCCTTGTAGGTCCCCTCGCCCAGCGCATTCTTGGGCACCGGGCCCTGCGGCTGCACGATCGCCTTCTTGGTCGGCGCGACACGCACTTCGCCCGGCTTGGTGATGACGGCTTCGCCCCAGATGATGTCGACCTTGTTCTTCTTCATCAGGAACTGCACGCCGTTGTTCATCTGCGCCGCAATTGCGCGCGAACGCTTGACGATGGCATCCATGTCAAAGCCGTAGTCATTGGCCTTGAGCCCGTAATTGCTGGCATGCTCCATATGGCCATAGACCTCGGCCGTGCGCAGCAGAGCCTTGGTGGGGATGCAGCCCCAGTTGGAACAGATGCCGGCCATGTGCTCGCGCTCGACAATGGCAACTTTCATGCCCAGCTGTGCCCCGCGAATGGCGGCCACATAGCCACCAGGGCCGGCGCCGATCACGAGTAGGTCGTATTGGTCAGCCATTTTGGCCTCCGAATGGTCGATAGAAGCGGCTCAAAGAGCCAGCATGGATGCGACGACAGGCGCAAGGCCCTCGCCGATTGCGCGGGTATTGGCCGCGTCCAGATGAATGCCGTCCAGCGGATCAGGCGTGGCAACGGTGCTGGCGTCAAAAAAGCCGGTGTTCAATTCCTGCGCCCGACGCTGGTAGTGCGCTGCGAACTCGCCCGATTCACGCACCGCATGCTCGACGCCGCCAAAGCTCCGGATCATGTCGGCATTGTCGGTGGCGCAGGCGAGCGGGGGCGCCACCAGCAAGATTTGTGGTACTGGCTCGTTGAGCATGGCGAAGTGACCACGCGTGAGCTGCACCAGGCGACGCATGCCAAAGGATGCGGTCAGCGCGCTGCCGCACACTGCCGGCTTCAGATCATTGGTGCCCAGCATGATAATCACGAGATCAAGCGGAGCATGGCTCGCGAGCAGCGTCGGCAGGATGCGGGCGCCATTGCGATCGGCGTCAGCGGTCCAGTCGTCAAAGGCCGTGGTGCGACCACCGAGGCCCTCGGCGATCACCCGCACCTGACCGCCTAGGCCAGCCTCAAGGACGCTGGGCCAGCGGTTCTCAAAGGCATGGCGCGGGCCGCCAATGAGCGGGTTGGCGCCATAGGTCAGGCTATCGCCATAAGCCAGGATGGTTTTCATCGCGCTCACGCCAGCATCATCACGGGAGTTTCGATCAGGCCCTTGAACACGCCCAGGAGTTCTGCGCCCAGGGCACCGTCGACGGCGCGGTGATCGCAGGAGAGCGTAACCGTCATGAACTGGCCGGTCTTGACCTGACCCTTTTCGGCATAAACGCGCTCTTCGCCGGCACCAACCGCCAGGATCGTGCCATGGGGAGGGTTGATCACCGCCGCGAAGTGCTTGATGCCGTACATGCCCATATTGGACACCGAAGTGGCGCCGCCCTGATACTCATGCGGGGCCAGCTTCTTGTTGCGGGCTCGCGTCGCGAGATCCTTGACCTCCTCGGAGATCTGACGGAGCGACTTGGTGTCGGCTGACTTAACGACTGGCGTGAACAGCCCGCCGGGCACCGCCACGGCGACCGCAACGTCGGAGCGCTTGTGATAGAGAATGGAGTCGCCCGCCCAGGTGGCGTTTGCCGCTGGCACGCGCTGCAGGGCCAAGGCCCAAGCCTTCATCACGAAGTCATTGACAGAAAGCTTGAACTCGGGCTTGCCGTCCTTTGATTTTGGCGCACCGGCATTGATCTGCTCGCGCGCTTCCATCAGCGCGTCGATCCGGCAATCAAGCGTCAGGTAGAAGTGCGGAATGGTCTGCTTGGACTCGGTGAGGCGCTGGGCCACCACCTTGCGCATGCCGTCGTTCGGCACGATCTCGTAGCTGCCTTCCTCGTACATGGCCATGACCTGGCTCTTGCTGAGGCCTGCGGGAGCGGCGGCGCCAGCGGTCGATGCCGGTGCTGCAGCGGCGGCCGGAGCCGTCTTGGGCTGAGTTTTGCCGGAGCGAAGCGCTTCGATATCGGCCTTGATCACGCGGCCCTTGGGGCCGGAGCCCGCAACGGTCGCGAGATCAATGCCCCTTTCACGCGCCAGGCGCCGGGCAAGCGGCGACGCGAACACCTTACCATTGCCGTTGTTGGCCGAGGGTGCCGCTGTTGCTGGCGCCGGCGCCTGCGGCTGAGCGTCCACCGGTGCCGTCGAAGTCGTCGAGGTGCCCTTGTCATACATCAGCGTGCCGGCATCGCCCTTGGCCGGCCCCTCGGCAGCAGGTGGTGCTTCCGCTTTCGGCGGTGCAGCAGGAGCGGGAGCGGATGTAGCATCGGCGCTTTCGCCTTCCTGCAGCAGCACGGCGATAACGGCATTGACCTTCACGCCGTCGGTGCCTTCGGCCACAAGGATCTTGCCGATCTTGCCCTCGTCCACGGCCTCCACTTCCATGGTGGCCTTGTCGGTCTCGATTTCGGCGATCACGTCACCGGAGGAAACGGTGTCGCCTTCCTTGACGTGCCATTTGGCAAGCTTGCCCTCTTCCATCGTGGGAGAGAGCGCCGGCATGGTGATATCGATCGGCATCGGAACTCTCCTTAGGAGCGGTAGGTCACGGCATTAACAGCCGCGATCACTTCATCGACATTGGGCAGCGCCAGCTTCTCGAGATTGGCGGCATAAGGCATCGGCACGTCCTTGCCCGTCACGCGCACCACCGGCGCATCAAGGTAGTCGAATGCCTGCTCCATGACGCGGGCCGAAAGTTCGGCACCAATGCCGCCCTGCGGCCAGCCTTCTTCCACCGTCACCAGGCGACCGGTCTTCTTGACCGATTCAATAACTGTATCGCTATCCATCGGGCGCAGCGTACGCAGGTCGATCAGTTCCACATCAACGCCAGCGGCGACCAGCTTCTCGGTTGCCTGCGTGGCGTAGCGCATGCCCATGGAGAAGGACACGATCGTTACATCAGCACCCTTGCGGGCGATGCGGGCCTTGCCGATGGGCAGCAGGAAATCGTCCATCTTGGGCACAAGGCCGCTCGAGCCGTAGAGAATCTCGTTCTCGAGGAAGATCACGGGATTGGGCGAGCGGATCGCGGACTTGAGCAGACCTTTGGCATCGGCGGCACTATAGGGCGCCACGACGGTCAGGCCCGGAACATGGCTGTACCATGCCGAAAAGTCCTGGCTGTGCTGGGCGCCCACGCGCGCTGCCGGACCATTGGGGCCGCGGAA is a genomic window containing:
- a CDS encoding Gfo/Idh/MocA family oxidoreductase; protein product: MVKAIQVGLGFWGFDWTKEVIPQVPTVEMVAYVDANPEAIARVQAELGVPQNKCFLSLEEAARSVEADLVIATLRTEAHYPVVKQALELDFNVIVEKPFASTIAQAKELVALAKARNRILMVSQNYRFQPAPIAAAEMIGAQKFGPINLVSIDFRRHAPSQGYRYWDMPDPLLADMSIHHFDLMRMVLNDNPKRVSCRTWNPAGSPFGHHPTGVATIEFEKGVIVSYRGSWMSNGPATPWAGEWTIDCSEGEIWWTSRDHFMGKAGPDRLQTRERDAQPKQVELAPVEYPDRRGTLAAVAKVIETGSVPARFSSGEDNLYSLALVQATILSAFRDGEWVEIAEVMERV
- the lpdA gene encoding dihydrolipoyl dehydrogenase, which encodes MADQYDLLVIGAGPGGYVAAIRGAQLGMKVAIVEREHMAGICSNWGCIPTKALLRTAEVYGHMEHASNYGLKANDYGFDMDAIVKRSRAIAAQMNNGVQFLMKKNKVDIIWGEAVITKPGEVRVAPTKKAIVQPQGPVPKNALGEGTYKAKNIIIATGARPRVLPGIEPDGERIWTYFEAMKPASMPKSLVVMGSGAIGVEFASFYRSMGAEVTIIELLPQILPVEDVEISGLARKRLEKRGIKILTEAKVAKVDKTADGIVAHVELKGGEKQEIRGEKLISAIGVQCNIENIGLETVGVKTERGAIVIDSFGKTNVDGIWAIGDVAGPPMLAHKAEHEAVITVEKIAGMHAHPLEKLKVPGCTYCEPQVASVGLTEAKAKESGREIKVGRFPFVGNGKAIALGEPDGLVKTIFDAKTGELLGAHMIGAEVTELIQGFVIAMNLETTEEELIHTIFPHPTLSETMKESVLDAYGRALNV
- a CDS encoding SGNH/GDSL hydrolase family protein; its protein translation is MKTILAYGDSLTYGANPLIGGPRHAFENRWPSVLEAGLGGQVRVIAEGLGGRTTAFDDWTADADRNGARILPTLLASHAPLDLVIIMLGTNDLKPAVCGSALTASFGMRRLVQLTRGHFAMLNEPVPQILLVAPPLACATDNADMIRSFGGVEHAVRESGEFAAHYQRRAQELNTGFFDASTVATPDPLDGIHLDAANTRAIGEGLAPVVASMLAL
- a CDS encoding pyruvate dehydrogenase complex dihydrolipoamide acetyltransferase produces the protein MPIDITMPALSPTMEEGKLAKWHVKEGDTVSSGDVIAEIETDKATMEVEAVDEGKIGKILVAEGTDGVKVNAVIAVLLQEGESADATSAPAPAAPPKAEAPPAAEGPAKGDAGTLMYDKGTSTTSTAPVDAQPQAPAPATAAPSANNGNGKVFASPLARRLARERGIDLATVAGSGPKGRVIKADIEALRSGKTQPKTAPAAAAAPASTAGAAAPAGLSKSQVMAMYEEGSYEIVPNDGMRKVVAQRLTESKQTIPHFYLTLDCRIDALMEAREQINAGAPKSKDGKPEFKLSVNDFVMKAWALALQRVPAANATWAGDSILYHKRSDVAVAVAVPGGLFTPVVKSADTKSLRQISEEVKDLATRARNKKLAPHEYQGGATSVSNMGMYGIKHFAAVINPPHGTILAVGAGEERVYAEKGQVKTGQFMTVTLSCDHRAVDGALGAELLGVFKGLIETPVMMLA